Proteins from a single region of Aerococcus viridans:
- the tsaA gene encoding tRNA (N6-threonylcarbamoyladenosine(37)-N6)-methyltransferase TrmO has protein sequence MEVAPIGWIETAFVEKFGIPRQSMVVPQVKGMIQFYPPYNQIEYFKGIESFDYLWLVWYFSAQKGRANKATVRPPRLGGNERVGVFASRSPYRPNPIGLSSVKLEKVHIDGAGKVSLEVAGVDLMHKTPILDIKPYVNTDIHEEARAGFTDEVAWRPLTVEMPEAVTAGLPEYLFTQLQAVLAQDPRPRTQDNPDKIYGMRFGAYDVHFTVKSGILRVVKITEQAKS, from the coding sequence ATGGAAGTAGCACCTATTGGTTGGATAGAAACGGCTTTTGTTGAAAAATTCGGCATTCCGAGACAAAGTATGGTTGTGCCACAAGTAAAGGGCATGATTCAATTTTATCCGCCCTACAATCAAATTGAGTATTTTAAAGGGATTGAATCCTTTGACTACTTGTGGTTAGTTTGGTATTTTTCAGCACAAAAGGGTCGGGCCAATAAAGCAACTGTCAGACCGCCTCGTTTGGGTGGGAATGAACGGGTAGGTGTCTTTGCCTCTAGGTCGCCGTACCGACCAAATCCTATCGGCCTGTCTTCGGTGAAATTAGAAAAAGTCCATATAGATGGGGCTGGAAAAGTGTCTTTAGAAGTAGCTGGTGTTGATTTAATGCATAAAACACCCATTTTAGATATTAAACCCTATGTCAATACAGACATCCACGAAGAAGCTAGAGCTGGTTTTACAGATGAAGTAGCTTGGCGACCACTGACAGTCGAGATGCCTGAAGCGGTGACTGCGGGATTACCAGAATATTTATTTACCCAACTGCAAGCCGTTTTAGCTCAAGACCCGAGACCTAGAACCCAAGACAATCCTGATAAAATTTACGGCATGCGTTTTGGTGCTTATGATGTACATTTTACAGTCAAAAGTGGTATTTTAAGGGTAGTAAAAATCACTGAACAGGCAAAATCATAG
- a CDS encoding fumarylacetoacetate hydrolase family protein, with protein MKFIQYFQANSNDIQVGILSDLGIIDIREASETLGIQVPNQLKAIIEGAYKDRIQQILDYHTHHAHEVNFVDADTIVYAPVIHNPEKIICVGLNYHDHVSESKISDDPEEPVLFSKFNNALASHNQVIPLNKHGEQFDYEGELVVVIGNTAKNISHSEALDAVFGYSIANDVSVRDLQFKSGQWLLGKTNDFSAPVGPYLTTKDEVDINNLVIKTYRNGAEVQSASTKQMIFKVAEIVSYISEYMTLQAGDIILTGTPSGVVLGYPEDQQDWLKTGDEISIEIEGLGRLTNSFEIEG; from the coding sequence ATGAAATTTATTCAATATTTCCAGGCAAATTCAAATGATATTCAAGTCGGTATCCTGAGTGACTTAGGGATTATCGACATCAGAGAAGCAAGTGAAACATTAGGTATTCAAGTCCCAAACCAGCTGAAGGCTATTATTGAAGGGGCCTACAAGGATCGTATTCAACAAATTCTAGACTACCATACCCACCACGCCCATGAAGTGAACTTTGTGGATGCGGACACCATTGTCTATGCGCCTGTTATCCATAATCCTGAGAAAATAATTTGTGTGGGCTTAAATTATCATGACCATGTGAGTGAATCGAAAATCTCTGATGATCCAGAAGAACCCGTTTTATTTTCAAAATTTAATAACGCCTTAGCTAGCCATAATCAGGTCATCCCATTGAATAAACATGGCGAGCAATTCGATTATGAAGGGGAATTAGTGGTCGTAATTGGCAATACAGCTAAAAACATTTCTCATTCCGAGGCCCTAGATGCCGTATTTGGCTATTCTATAGCCAATGATGTATCCGTTCGTGACTTACAGTTTAAATCAGGTCAATGGTTACTTGGTAAAACAAACGATTTCTCTGCACCCGTTGGTCCCTATTTAACAACAAAAGATGAAGTGGACATCAACAATTTAGTCATTAAGACATACCGTAATGGTGCAGAAGTTCAATCAGCTAGTACCAAGCAAATGATTTTCAAGGTAGCTGAGATTGTGTCTTATATCTCTGAATACATGACCTTACAGGCAGGGGATATCATTCTAACAGGTACACCTTCAGGGGTAGTATTAGGTTATCCAGAAGATCAACAAGACTGGCTTAAAACAGGCGATGAAATTTCGATTGAAATTGAAGGATTAGGTCGTTTAACCAATAGCTTTGAAATAGAAGGATAA
- a CDS encoding LemA family protein, giving the protein MVWIIVIAIIVILVVWGIGAYNNFVRSKEMVSNAMAQIAAQVESRWDALTNLISATKQYQTHEHDTLTKIVESRSNVSRNSSVSDVEKDDAAFNRALRSIDVVVEQYPNLKASDVYQSTMNSVNTYENNVRQSRMVFNDTVTKYNRLIKTFPNSVIAGFTGFTPEEYFENSAEKAEMPQW; this is encoded by the coding sequence ATGGTATGGATTATTGTCATTGCTATAATCGTTATATTAGTTGTGTGGGGGATTGGAGCCTACAATAACTTCGTACGTTCCAAAGAAATGGTATCAAATGCCATGGCGCAAATTGCAGCACAAGTAGAATCTCGTTGGGATGCCTTAACCAATTTGATTTCAGCAACCAAACAATATCAAACACATGAACACGATACCTTAACCAAAATCGTTGAATCACGTTCGAATGTATCACGCAACTCCTCTGTTAGTGATGTGGAAAAAGATGATGCAGCTTTCAACCGTGCATTGCGTTCAATTGATGTAGTAGTGGAACAATATCCGAATTTAAAAGCTTCGGACGTTTACCAATCAACAATGAATTCTGTAAATACTTATGAAAACAATGTACGTCAGTCACGTATGGTCTTTAATGACACTGTTACTAAATACAATCGTTTAATTAAAACTTTCCCGAATTCTGTTATTGCTGGATTTACAGGATTTACACCAGAAGAATACTTTGAAAATTCAGCAGAAAAAGCGGAGATGCCACAATGGTAA
- a CDS encoding DUF2207 family protein, which translates to MVKTHQKAIEIIIAFGALVLFWVAPQSVLANEINSIDVDVTLQSDGSALIHETWDMNTDEGTEIYKGLNLKDVQNISNFTVSMDGQPMEEQSSWDIDDSFDQKAGTYGQNTNELNWGITEYGQHTYELSYEISNFVTQTSTDQMVYWQFINSDLSPSPKAVSVEISSDVQTMNYDDNRIWGFGFNGNIDITSDGVVQTASTEPLGSNNYVTILLRIPDGTYPTDFVIEDRSFDSFVEQAFEGSSYNYEDYNPDATYEDIQEMDGASEADTSTSTSTKVILGLAAAAGIGGLGAGIWGISQYASNQRKYREYYPTMKTMEKRTQGEYYREAPAEDVFQLYVILSQLIDNKSELRQNYMTAGILYLVKNGFITVREEEIDGFLRSKDQAVIYIQSDKAPTGPSARLFKLMQRVAQKDGRVEQKVFSKYIEKNYKKIEAYEAALKSYSSDYLEENGYTFVGLTAKSRREKTDLDIAHEVAGVAYTDKGFELRDNIVKFKNYLLDFSLLNERQTNEVSLWDELMIYAGAFGIADEVEEEFRKIYPEYAEISTYSDAPFFYYAYYGSMLNRSYSDGHSAATASSSSGGGGGTSFGGGGGSFGGGGGGGVR; encoded by the coding sequence ATGGTAAAAACACATCAAAAAGCTATTGAGATAATCATAGCCTTTGGTGCGTTGGTTTTATTTTGGGTAGCACCCCAATCAGTATTGGCGAATGAGATTAATTCGATCGATGTAGATGTAACTTTACAATCTGATGGATCAGCCTTAATCCATGAAACTTGGGACATGAATACTGATGAGGGAACTGAGATTTATAAGGGTTTGAATCTTAAAGATGTTCAGAATATCTCTAATTTTACAGTTTCAATGGATGGACAGCCTATGGAAGAACAGTCATCATGGGATATTGATGATAGTTTTGACCAAAAAGCAGGTACCTATGGGCAAAACACGAATGAACTGAATTGGGGGATTACTGAATACGGCCAACATACATACGAGTTGTCATATGAGATCTCAAATTTTGTTACACAAACATCAACGGATCAAATGGTCTATTGGCAGTTTATTAACTCCGACTTGTCACCATCTCCCAAAGCTGTGTCTGTGGAAATTTCCTCAGATGTACAAACGATGAATTATGATGATAACCGTATTTGGGGATTTGGTTTCAACGGTAATATTGATATCACAAGCGATGGTGTCGTTCAGACGGCATCTACAGAGCCATTAGGTTCCAACAACTATGTAACGATTCTTTTGCGTATTCCAGATGGCACCTATCCAACTGACTTCGTGATTGAAGATAGAAGCTTTGATTCATTTGTAGAGCAAGCATTTGAAGGGTCATCGTATAACTATGAAGACTATAATCCTGATGCCACTTATGAAGATATTCAAGAAATGGATGGGGCAAGTGAAGCCGATACTTCAACCTCAACATCTACTAAGGTCATCCTTGGTTTAGCAGCAGCTGCTGGTATTGGTGGACTGGGTGCGGGTATTTGGGGGATCTCTCAATATGCTTCTAACCAACGGAAATACCGAGAGTATTATCCAACCATGAAAACTATGGAAAAACGTACGCAAGGAGAATATTACCGTGAAGCGCCAGCTGAAGATGTATTCCAACTTTATGTGATTTTATCCCAATTAATCGATAACAAGAGTGAATTGCGGCAAAACTATATGACGGCAGGAATTTTATACCTGGTGAAAAATGGTTTTATCACTGTGCGTGAAGAAGAAATTGATGGCTTCCTAAGATCGAAAGATCAAGCCGTTATCTATATTCAATCAGACAAAGCACCAACAGGACCATCCGCAAGATTGTTTAAATTAATGCAACGCGTTGCTCAAAAAGACGGCCGTGTTGAACAAAAAGTCTTCTCTAAATATATCGAAAAGAATTACAAGAAAATTGAGGCCTATGAAGCAGCCTTAAAATCTTATTCATCAGATTATTTGGAAGAAAATGGCTACACTTTTGTCGGTTTAACAGCAAAATCTCGTCGCGAGAAAACTGATTTAGATATTGCCCATGAAGTGGCAGGCGTCGCTTATACGGATAAAGGCTTTGAGTTACGCGATAATATCGTGAAATTCAAAAACTATCTGTTAGACTTCTCATTATTAAATGAGCGTCAAACCAATGAGGTTTCCCTATGGGATGAATTAATGATTTATGCGGGTGCCTTTGGTATTGCTGATGAAGTGGAAGAAGAATTTCGCAAGATTTATCCTGAATATGCTGAAATCTCAACATACTCAGATGCACCATTCTTCTACTATGCATACTATGGTTCAATGCTTAACAGATCTTATTCAGACGGTCATAGCGCTGCAACAGCTTCTTCATCATCTGGTGGAGGGGGCGGTACCAGCTTTGGTGGTGGTGGTGGTTCCTTTGGTGGTGGTGGAGGGGGCGGTGTCCGCTAG
- a CDS encoding GGDEF domain-containing protein — protein MIVNVLANMAIVFMDIYLVWRWRYGIEERRNPINNRKLFISLQTAAGFCLMMSSFLVEGVRFDFRSVLFAYTMVYLDKEIANPTIVLVAIGRFFFGDLTLSSLNLLMFLVYILLSLSVFDRIKAKYSEFFQLWLLAMMAIFITTPISIIRLEDPAQVFSSLLLLAVLSSAFIYVSYQFTNDLDKLYQTSVHDSLTTLYNARKLDEDLGKISENNHSYSLLILDIDNFKKLNDTYGHLVGDKALEEIGIVLNSLKSELFDYYRYGGEEFVALVFDETGQKTLDLAESIHERVAELPLFSEEGDPLKITVSIGVAHRKPHEDMKITLLRADQALYQAKHRGKNQTVSAIGELSVD, from the coding sequence ATGATTGTAAATGTCTTAGCAAATATGGCAATTGTTTTTATGGATATTTATTTAGTTTGGCGCTGGCGATATGGTATTGAGGAAAGACGAAATCCCATCAACAACCGTAAACTCTTTATTAGTTTACAAACGGCAGCGGGTTTTTGCTTGATGATGTCATCCTTTCTCGTTGAAGGTGTTCGTTTTGACTTTAGGTCGGTACTATTCGCCTATACCATGGTGTATTTGGATAAGGAAATTGCCAATCCGACAATTGTGCTGGTTGCGATTGGTCGTTTTTTCTTTGGTGACTTAACCTTGTCCAGTTTAAACCTCTTGATGTTCTTAGTCTATATTTTGCTGAGTTTAAGTGTCTTTGACCGTATTAAAGCCAAGTATTCAGAGTTCTTCCAACTATGGTTGTTAGCGATGATGGCTATTTTCATTACTACGCCAATATCCATCATTCGATTAGAAGATCCCGCCCAAGTATTTTCATCTTTACTATTGCTAGCTGTTTTGTCATCGGCATTCATATACGTTTCTTACCAGTTCACCAACGATCTAGACAAACTCTACCAAACCTCAGTGCATGACAGTTTAACGACCCTCTATAACGCCCGGAAGTTAGATGAAGACCTTGGGAAAATTTCAGAAAATAATCATTCCTATTCCCTATTAATTCTTGATATTGATAATTTCAAAAAGTTAAATGACACCTATGGTCATCTTGTGGGCGATAAGGCACTGGAAGAAATAGGGATTGTTTTGAATAGCTTAAAGTCTGAGTTATTCGATTATTACCGGTACGGTGGAGAAGAATTCGTGGCTTTAGTATTTGACGAGACGGGACAAAAGACGCTGGATTTAGCTGAATCTATCCATGAAAGGGTTGCTGAATTGCCACTATTTAGTGAAGAAGGCGACCCCTTGAAGATTACGGTGTCAATTGGTGTGGCCCATAGAAAACCGCATGAAGACATGAAAATTACCTTATTGCGGGCTGACCAAGCCTTATATCAAGCGAAACACCGAGGGAAGAACCAGACGGTGAGCGCTATAGGTGAGTTGAGTGTTGATTAA
- a CDS encoding DUF368 domain-containing protein — translation MNNKKDAVFSADWFIRVLKGAAVGIGGILPGLSGGVLAVIFGLYDQIINFLANITENFWKNVRYFIPVGIGFLIGILVFSIFVEKAFGLYAAIFITLFIGFVVGTLPSLFKSAGKEGRSTSDLTLLAVTAVIIFLIMFFGGQGISQVQPSFIAWVLSGALIGLGVIVPGMSPSNFLIYFGLYDKMAAGIAALDFSVIIPLGLGGLLCVIGLAKAAEWAFKHYYSKMYHFILGTVIGSSIALFPTQVFPGFSAEGLANSGLSFMSTLIWCVIAFVLGTIFSLWFSKIEEKYSND, via the coding sequence ATGAATAATAAAAAAGATGCCGTCTTTTCGGCAGATTGGTTTATCCGTGTTCTGAAGGGTGCAGCTGTTGGGATAGGAGGCATTCTACCAGGTCTTTCAGGTGGTGTCCTAGCTGTGATTTTCGGTTTGTACGATCAAATAATTAACTTTTTAGCTAACATTACGGAAAACTTCTGGAAAAATGTGCGTTACTTTATTCCAGTTGGGATTGGTTTCTTAATAGGAATATTGGTATTTTCAATTTTCGTTGAAAAAGCTTTTGGACTTTACGCAGCTATTTTTATTACCTTATTTATCGGTTTCGTAGTGGGTACATTACCATCACTATTTAAGTCTGCTGGAAAAGAAGGGCGCAGTACATCTGACTTAACCTTGCTTGCAGTGACTGCAGTCATCATTTTCCTAATCATGTTCTTTGGTGGGCAAGGGATTTCACAAGTACAACCTTCATTTATCGCTTGGGTACTATCAGGTGCTTTGATTGGTTTAGGGGTTATTGTACCAGGGATGAGCCCATCAAACTTCTTAATTTATTTTGGTTTATATGACAAAATGGCCGCTGGTATCGCAGCCCTTGATTTTTCAGTCATTATTCCATTAGGTTTAGGTGGTTTACTGTGTGTCATTGGTTTAGCTAAGGCTGCTGAATGGGCCTTTAAACATTATTACTCTAAAATGTACCACTTTATTTTAGGGACTGTAATCGGTTCATCGATCGCTTTATTCCCAACACAAGTATTCCCAGGTTTCTCAGCTGAAGGTTTAGCAAATTCTGGTTTATCATTCATGAGCACATTGATTTGGTGTGTGATTGCCTTTGTATTAGGGACAATCTTCTCATTATGGTTCTCTAAAATTGAAGAAAAATATTCAAATGACTAA
- a CDS encoding CHAD domain-containing protein: protein MNKRHEVFEQQINKVSDLYLDYQNNPFSNKLVHDLRVSIRELRGLLNFIKKRMDEDLYNKLNQQLGAAARVFGTLRELDVLYEYCEDYAVDHPETSEAYYQMFNTFVKDRRIEMNRTFNKSNSATIQQAIEDAKEILELDLFENKKDWKKYTLKRLKKKDKKLRYDFKTVDISDYEAVHEIRKSAKKVRYAATYFNETVSKDLNQYRKDAKAIQSEFGEITDAHVNYDLLTKYADKVKDENVRDLLIQIRDDIEFGE from the coding sequence ATGAATAAACGGCATGAAGTATTTGAACAGCAGATAAATAAGGTGTCGGACTTATATCTAGATTATCAGAACAACCCATTTTCCAATAAACTAGTCCATGATTTGCGTGTTTCAATTCGAGAATTACGTGGTCTACTTAACTTTATAAAAAAACGTATGGACGAAGATCTTTATAATAAGTTGAACCAGCAATTGGGAGCAGCAGCGCGTGTATTCGGGACCCTTCGTGAATTGGATGTGCTCTATGAATATTGCGAAGATTATGCAGTAGATCATCCTGAAACTAGCGAGGCTTATTATCAAATGTTTAACACCTTCGTAAAAGACCGTCGGATAGAAATGAACCGGACTTTTAATAAGAGCAATAGCGCCACCATTCAGCAAGCTATTGAGGATGCGAAAGAAATCCTTGAACTCGACCTATTTGAAAATAAGAAAGACTGGAAAAAGTATACACTTAAGCGACTGAAGAAGAAGGATAAAAAATTGAGATATGACTTTAAGACAGTAGATATTTCTGACTATGAAGCAGTCCACGAAATTAGAAAGAGTGCCAAGAAGGTGCGGTATGCAGCCACTTACTTCAACGAGACGGTTTCTAAAGACTTAAACCAATACAGAAAAGACGCCAAGGCCATTCAATCTGAATTCGGTGAAATTACAGATGCGCATGTCAATTATGATTTACTGACAAAATATGCAGATAAAGTAAAAGATGAAAATGTGCGTGATTTATTGATTCAAATTCGTGATGATATCGAATTCGGGGAATAG
- a CDS encoding amino acid ABC transporter ATP-binding protein → MQNQDQLILNVQHLEKRFGENLVLRDIDFQVRPGQVTSIIGSSGSGKSTLLRCLNLLEEPTGGDILYHGQSILNGKKMNINKYRTQVGMVFQSFNLFKNFTALENCTVGQRKILGRSQAEAEAVALKNLEKVGMAPYRDARPDQLSGGQQQRVAIARALSMDPEVLLFDEPTSALDPEMVGEVLETMTQLATEGLTMIVVTHEMAFARDVSTNIVFMDKGVIVEQGPAKEVIDTPKQERTKAFLTRYANERF, encoded by the coding sequence ATGCAAAACCAAGATCAATTAATCTTAAATGTACAACATTTAGAAAAACGTTTTGGGGAAAACTTGGTCCTACGTGATATCGACTTCCAAGTACGCCCAGGGCAAGTAACCTCTATTATTGGTTCATCTGGATCAGGTAAATCTACCCTATTACGTTGCTTAAACCTACTTGAAGAACCAACTGGTGGGGACATTTTATACCACGGTCAATCAATTTTAAACGGGAAGAAAATGAACATTAATAAATACCGTACCCAAGTTGGTATGGTATTCCAATCATTCAACCTATTTAAAAACTTTACAGCCCTTGAAAACTGTACAGTTGGCCAACGCAAAATATTAGGTCGTAGCCAAGCAGAAGCAGAAGCAGTTGCTCTTAAGAACCTTGAAAAAGTTGGTATGGCTCCTTACCGTGACGCCCGCCCTGACCAACTATCTGGAGGACAACAACAGCGTGTCGCTATCGCCCGTGCCCTTTCAATGGATCCAGAAGTCTTATTATTCGATGAGCCTACATCTGCCCTTGACCCAGAAATGGTTGGGGAAGTATTAGAAACAATGACTCAATTAGCAACAGAAGGTCTAACTATGATCGTTGTAACCCACGAAATGGCCTTCGCCCGTGACGTATCAACTAATATCGTCTTCATGGACAAAGGTGTCATCGTCGAACAAGGACCAGCCAAAGAAGTGATCGATACACCGAAACAAGAAAGAACAAAAGCCTTCTTGACAAGATACGCAAACGAAAGATTTTAA
- a CDS encoding ABC transporter permease subunit (The N-terminal region of this protein, as described by TIGR01726, is a three transmembrane segment that identifies a subfamily of ABC transporter permease subunits, which specificities that include histidine, arginine, glutamine, glutamate, L-cystine (sic), the opines (in Agrobacterium) octopine and nopaline, etc.), whose amino-acid sequence MKNHQVSNTWQKALIAILTIVFAIVGPTSSFVEASEFGTKIEVDQEVLAEGLDTEGVLRVGMEANYAPFNWSQTSDADGAVPISNSDGEYANGYDVQIAKRLADSLSLELEIVKLEWDGLPPALESGMIDVIIAGMSPTPERLQQMDFSDSYYSSDIVLVTMADGDYADATSLEDFDGTTVTGQLNTFHYDLIPQIPDVTQATALDSFPTMITALTAGSVDAYVSEKPGAMAAVAANPDLTYVEFAEGQGFDLGEVTSDIAVATRKDSPLTDIMNQALATIPTADRDKLMEDMVNLNERGESAGFWSEVAGIWNTYGSQFLVGAGNTMFIALSSTIMGFVIGLLIAIYRSLIVRRDQKPVAYFFYKLFDFVIAAYIEIFRGTPMMVQAMMIFYGSRLFFDFQMSTLFAALLIVSINTGAYLAEVIRGGITSVDKGQTEAARAIGMNHYQTMTTIVLPQAIRSILPALGNEFVINIKDTSVLNVIAVTELFFVTKSAAGSTYLTFQTFLITAIIYFVLTFTTTRVLNFIENRMAGKKTYHIYESSTNTVINGQREQ is encoded by the coding sequence ATGAAAAATCATCAAGTAAGTAACACTTGGCAAAAAGCTTTGATTGCTATTTTGACCATCGTATTTGCCATCGTTGGCCCAACATCATCTTTTGTTGAAGCGAGTGAGTTCGGCACAAAAATCGAGGTGGACCAAGAAGTATTAGCTGAAGGTCTAGACACAGAAGGCGTATTACGAGTTGGGATGGAAGCCAACTATGCGCCCTTCAACTGGTCGCAAACATCTGACGCGGATGGTGCAGTCCCTATTTCAAACTCTGACGGTGAATATGCAAATGGTTATGACGTACAAATTGCTAAACGTCTAGCTGATTCACTAAGCTTAGAACTCGAAATTGTTAAGTTAGAGTGGGACGGTCTACCACCGGCACTTGAATCTGGCATGATTGACGTGATTATTGCCGGTATGTCACCAACACCAGAACGTCTGCAACAAATGGACTTTTCAGATTCTTACTATTCTTCAGATATCGTTCTTGTGACAATGGCTGACGGTGATTACGCAGATGCTACATCGCTAGAAGATTTCGATGGCACAACAGTTACTGGTCAATTAAACACATTCCATTACGATTTAATTCCGCAAATCCCTGACGTAACCCAAGCCACTGCCCTAGATTCATTCCCAACGATGATCACTGCTTTAACTGCTGGTTCGGTTGACGCCTATGTATCTGAAAAACCAGGTGCAATGGCTGCTGTAGCTGCCAACCCTGACCTAACGTACGTGGAATTTGCTGAGGGTCAAGGCTTTGACTTAGGTGAAGTCACTTCAGATATTGCTGTTGCAACCAGAAAAGATTCTCCATTAACAGACATTATGAACCAAGCCTTAGCAACTATTCCAACCGCTGACCGTGACAAATTAATGGAAGATATGGTGAATTTAAACGAGCGCGGTGAAAGTGCTGGTTTCTGGTCTGAAGTTGCGGGCATCTGGAATACTTACGGTTCCCAATTTCTAGTTGGTGCTGGTAACACTATGTTTATCGCGTTAAGCTCGACAATTATGGGATTTGTCATTGGTTTATTGATTGCTATCTACCGTTCATTAATCGTTCGTCGCGATCAAAAACCGGTTGCCTACTTCTTCTATAAATTATTCGACTTTGTGATTGCTGCCTACATTGAAATCTTCCGAGGTACCCCAATGATGGTACAAGCTATGATGATTTTCTATGGTTCAAGACTATTCTTTGATTTCCAAATGTCTACTTTGTTTGCAGCCTTACTAATTGTGTCGATTAATACTGGTGCTTACCTTGCCGAAGTGATCCGTGGTGGGATAACTTCAGTGGATAAAGGCCAAACTGAGGCCGCTCGTGCCATTGGCATGAACCACTACCAAACAATGACGACAATCGTTTTGCCACAAGCTATTCGGTCAATCTTACCAGCTTTAGGTAACGAATTCGTGATCAATATTAAAGATACGTCTGTATTGAATGTTATCGCAGTAACTGAGTTATTCTTTGTAACCAAATCAGCTGCAGGTTCAACTTACCTAACCTTCCAAACATTCCTAATTACAGCGATTATCTACTTCGTCTTAACTTTTACAACAACCCGTGTCTTGAATTTCATCGAAAATCGTATGGCAGGCAAAAAGACTTACCATATCTATGAATCTAGCACGAACACAGTAATCAACGGTCAAAGAGAACAATAG
- a CDS encoding cell division protein ZapA, whose translation MSNEEKNRVIAKLGYHKFTIKSHKTSEHIQQVSRDINQLLADISKKNPNMSMEEMALLVALNIQSDNVDLQAQMAVKSRENADLMVRVKSMEQTMGTLVKEIAEIEKEKMSKAQEKTQSQTPSKGKTNQGQAKAPVKRPAQTNASGKQTPTQADLEKEIPEISQPSLKSSVNTASKQLGRLRQTPRS comes from the coding sequence ATGTCGAATGAAGAAAAAAACAGAGTAATAGCGAAATTGGGCTATCACAAATTCACCATCAAGAGTCATAAAACAAGTGAACATATTCAACAAGTGAGCCGTGATATCAACCAGCTACTTGCTGATATCAGTAAAAAGAATCCCAATATGTCAATGGAAGAGATGGCTTTATTAGTAGCTTTAAACATTCAATCTGACAATGTGGATTTACAAGCACAAATGGCTGTAAAATCTAGAGAGAATGCCGATTTAATGGTCCGTGTGAAATCAATGGAGCAAACCATGGGTACATTGGTAAAAGAGATTGCTGAAATAGAAAAAGAAAAAATGAGTAAAGCACAAGAAAAAACACAATCGCAAACACCGTCAAAAGGAAAGACAAACCAGGGTCAAGCTAAGGCGCCAGTTAAAAGACCAGCGCAAACAAACGCAAGTGGAAAACAAACGCCAACACAGGCTGACTTAGAAAAAGAAATTCCTGAAATTAGCCAACCTAGTTTGAAATCTAGTGTGAACACAGCCTCAAAACAATTGGGTCGTTTGCGTCAAACACCTAGATCATAG
- a CDS encoding CvpA family protein: MTSFLILLFFILSIGVGVYRGAILQGIHSIGLLVAYLFAVLFYQNLVDLVSLWVPYVGFDIENTFVYYPVALLQNMDIIYFRLVALLAIILLVWIVTKFIAFGLRDLKFKEMDIQWNGILGGLFGFFSAWFWSFFILMFMSVLTFEGVQTVLANSSVANFIILNTPILSGQVFNILLQGLGNLPF; the protein is encoded by the coding sequence ATGACAAGTTTTTTGATTTTATTATTTTTTATTCTTAGCATAGGCGTTGGTGTCTATCGAGGGGCAATACTACAAGGGATTCATTCTATAGGTCTATTGGTCGCGTATTTGTTTGCCGTTTTGTTCTATCAAAATCTAGTTGACCTTGTATCCTTGTGGGTTCCTTATGTAGGTTTTGATATTGAAAATACCTTTGTCTATTATCCAGTAGCTTTATTACAAAATATGGATATCATTTACTTTAGATTAGTTGCCTTGTTAGCTATTATCTTGCTTGTCTGGATTGTTACTAAATTTATTGCTTTTGGCTTAAGAGACTTAAAATTTAAAGAAATGGATATTCAATGGAACGGCATTTTGGGTGGCCTATTCGGGTTTTTCTCAGCTTGGTTTTGGTCATTCTTTATTTTAATGTTTATGTCCGTTTTAACCTTTGAAGGGGTACAGACAGTCTTAGCCAATTCTTCAGTCGCCAACTTTATTATCTTGAATACCCCAATCTTATCTGGCCAAGTATTCAACATCCTACTACAAGGACTAGGCAACTTACCATTTTAA